A stretch of Gambusia affinis linkage group LG10, SWU_Gaff_1.0, whole genome shotgun sequence DNA encodes these proteins:
- the LOC122838675 gene encoding uncharacterized protein LOC122838675 isoform X1 gives MDEIYDFLKSRDVSEEVIQRLQKDKIDSSVLLLMTDEQLKEYLPSYGDRLALLGYCRRRENDPAGRKSKLFDRLRAKISKNTGNDQKQISENVSIRNAQKTVRKVEIGWMNSQDGNFFQVRTKKGGGTRKIDVSKECRKNDLIEKAVGLFFPSQRNSHGRITDFEVDMTDFQEHSLDEHITVGELYEQTKLPVLRFYLTTKKKDTGSNSEPDNPSGNDQDTLRFSTHSQVCTPLTQSKAPDSIDAIYVGTSSVLTNSSSDNVYLVYSTDDMGDLSNVQELDAGINGDILADSGTVTFFTGHISDTDSLSLDDTLPLSPQPSTPVLSSSQFDSLNEPIVQREGIKKILVLHRGQILKELISHFCDPGVTQEDICIQVVLPDGRQEKAVDDGGVLRDVLSEFWQDFYEQCTMGNNFKVPYLRHDFGQQQWESIGRIIAFGWQKQKYLPIKLAPVILEQAVLGSIKSPLVDSFLRYVTEYDRMVFESCLSDFQSVDKEELLEIMDIHNCRRVPTADNIELLFEELAHQKLIQEPAFVIEQWNTVLSPLRSEMESITAAYENLQPTLRKVIHSIVYPAVMNALQKNISRYLSSYLRESDSQHLSLFLRFCTGSDLFLQKTQC, from the exons ATGGATGAGATATATGACTTCTTAAAATCACGGGATGTTTCAGAGGAAGTCATACAACGACTGCAAAAGGATAAG atTGACTCCAGTGTCCTTCTGCTCATGACAGATGAGCAGCTTAAGGAGTATCTCCCATCTTATGGTGACCGACTGGCACTTCTCGGATATTGCAGACGAAGGGAAAATGATCCTGCTGGCCGGAAATCAAAACTTTTTGACAGATTGAGAGCCAAGATTTCAAAGAACACAGGCAACGATCAAAAGCAGATCTCAGAAAATGTTAGCATCAGAAATGCTCAAAAAACTGTTCGAAAAGTTGAGATAGGATGGATGAATTCTCAAGATGGGAATTTTTTTCAAGTTCGGACAAAGAAAGGTGGTGGAACAAGAAAAATTGATGTGTCAAAGGAATGTagaaaaaatgacttaattGAAAAGGCAGTGGGTTTGTTTTTTCCGTCTCAAAGAAATTCACATGGAAGAATTACAGATTTTGAGGTTGACATGACAGATTTCCAGGAACATTCACTTGATGAACATATTACAGTTGGAGAACTTTATGAGCAGACAAAACTACCTGTTTTGCGTTTTTACCTAACAACCAAAAAGAAGGACACTGGCAGCAACTCAGAACCAGACAACCCCAGTGGAAATGACCAAGACACTTTAAGGTTTTCTACTCACTCTCAAGTTTGCACACCACTGACTCAATCCAAAGCACCAGACAGCATTGATGCCATATATGTTGGAACCAGCAGTGTCctgacaaacagcagcagtgatAATGTTTACCTAGTTTACTCTACTGATGACATGGGTGATTTGTCCAATGTCCAAGAGCTAGATGCAGGAATCAATGGGGACATTTTAGCAGACAGTGGCACTGTTACCTTTTTCACAGGACACATTTCTGACACAGATAGTCTCAGTCTTGATGACACCCTTCCTCTGTCTCCACAGCCATCTACTCCAGTGctttcttcttcacaatttGATTCTTTGAACGAGCCAATTGTTCAGAGAGAAGGGATTAAGAAAATCCTTGTTCTTCACCGTGGCCAGATCCTGAAAGAactaatttcacatttttgtgatcCAGGTGTCACTCAGGAGGACATATGTATTCAAGTGGTGCTCCCTGATGGAAGGCAAGAAAAGGCTGTTGATGATGGAGGAGTTTTGAGGGATGTCCTCTCAGAATTTTGGCAGGACTTTTATGAACAGTGCACAATGGGCAATAACTTTAAGGTGCCCTACTTGCGTCATGATTTTGGACAGCAACAATGGGAAAGCATTGGCCGAATTATTGCCTTTGGCTGGCAAAAACAGAAGTACCTGCCTATAAAACTTGCTCCAGTAATACTGGAACAAGCAGTTCTTGGTTCTATAAAGAGTCCTCTTGTTGATAGCTTCTTAAGGTATGTTACAGAGTACGATCGGATGGTGTTTGAATCTTGTCTTTCAGATTTTCAGAGTGTTGACAAAGAAGAGCTTCTGGAAATCATGGATATCCATAACTGTCGAAGAGTACCAACAGCTGATAACATAGAGCTACTATTTGAGGAGCTTGCCCACCAAAAGCTCATTCAGGAACCTGCCTTTGTTATTGAGCAGTGGAACACTGTCCTTTCCCCGCTGAGGTCAGAGATGGAAAGTATTACAGCTGCATATGAAAATCTCCAGCCAACATTAAGAAAGGTTATACATTCAATTGTATATCCTGCAGTCATGAATGcactgcagaaaaacatcagcagatATTTAAGTTCTTATCTCAGAGAATCAGACTCACAACACCTGTCACTTTTTCTGCGGTTCTGCACAGGATCTgatttgtttcttcaaaaaacTCAGTGTTAG
- the LOC122838675 gene encoding uncharacterized protein LOC122838675 isoform X2, producing MTDEQLKEYLPSYGDRLALLGYCRRRENDPAGRKSKLFDRLRAKISKNTGNDQKQISENVSIRNAQKTVRKVEIGWMNSQDGNFFQVRTKKGGGTRKIDVSKECRKNDLIEKAVGLFFPSQRNSHGRITDFEVDMTDFQEHSLDEHITVGELYEQTKLPVLRFYLTTKKKDTGSNSEPDNPSGNDQDTLRFSTHSQVCTPLTQSKAPDSIDAIYVGTSSVLTNSSSDNVYLVYSTDDMGDLSNVQELDAGINGDILADSGTVTFFTGHISDTDSLSLDDTLPLSPQPSTPVLSSSQFDSLNEPIVQREGIKKILVLHRGQILKELISHFCDPGVTQEDICIQVVLPDGRQEKAVDDGGVLRDVLSEFWQDFYEQCTMGNNFKVPYLRHDFGQQQWESIGRIIAFGWQKQKYLPIKLAPVILEQAVLGSIKSPLVDSFLRYVTEYDRMVFESCLSDFQSVDKEELLEIMDIHNCRRVPTADNIELLFEELAHQKLIQEPAFVIEQWNTVLSPLRSEMESITAAYENLQPTLRKVIHSIVYPAVMNALQKNISRYLSSYLRESDSQHLSLFLRFCTGSDLFLQKTQC from the coding sequence ATGACAGATGAGCAGCTTAAGGAGTATCTCCCATCTTATGGTGACCGACTGGCACTTCTCGGATATTGCAGACGAAGGGAAAATGATCCTGCTGGCCGGAAATCAAAACTTTTTGACAGATTGAGAGCCAAGATTTCAAAGAACACAGGCAACGATCAAAAGCAGATCTCAGAAAATGTTAGCATCAGAAATGCTCAAAAAACTGTTCGAAAAGTTGAGATAGGATGGATGAATTCTCAAGATGGGAATTTTTTTCAAGTTCGGACAAAGAAAGGTGGTGGAACAAGAAAAATTGATGTGTCAAAGGAATGTagaaaaaatgacttaattGAAAAGGCAGTGGGTTTGTTTTTTCCGTCTCAAAGAAATTCACATGGAAGAATTACAGATTTTGAGGTTGACATGACAGATTTCCAGGAACATTCACTTGATGAACATATTACAGTTGGAGAACTTTATGAGCAGACAAAACTACCTGTTTTGCGTTTTTACCTAACAACCAAAAAGAAGGACACTGGCAGCAACTCAGAACCAGACAACCCCAGTGGAAATGACCAAGACACTTTAAGGTTTTCTACTCACTCTCAAGTTTGCACACCACTGACTCAATCCAAAGCACCAGACAGCATTGATGCCATATATGTTGGAACCAGCAGTGTCctgacaaacagcagcagtgatAATGTTTACCTAGTTTACTCTACTGATGACATGGGTGATTTGTCCAATGTCCAAGAGCTAGATGCAGGAATCAATGGGGACATTTTAGCAGACAGTGGCACTGTTACCTTTTTCACAGGACACATTTCTGACACAGATAGTCTCAGTCTTGATGACACCCTTCCTCTGTCTCCACAGCCATCTACTCCAGTGctttcttcttcacaatttGATTCTTTGAACGAGCCAATTGTTCAGAGAGAAGGGATTAAGAAAATCCTTGTTCTTCACCGTGGCCAGATCCTGAAAGAactaatttcacatttttgtgatcCAGGTGTCACTCAGGAGGACATATGTATTCAAGTGGTGCTCCCTGATGGAAGGCAAGAAAAGGCTGTTGATGATGGAGGAGTTTTGAGGGATGTCCTCTCAGAATTTTGGCAGGACTTTTATGAACAGTGCACAATGGGCAATAACTTTAAGGTGCCCTACTTGCGTCATGATTTTGGACAGCAACAATGGGAAAGCATTGGCCGAATTATTGCCTTTGGCTGGCAAAAACAGAAGTACCTGCCTATAAAACTTGCTCCAGTAATACTGGAACAAGCAGTTCTTGGTTCTATAAAGAGTCCTCTTGTTGATAGCTTCTTAAGGTATGTTACAGAGTACGATCGGATGGTGTTTGAATCTTGTCTTTCAGATTTTCAGAGTGTTGACAAAGAAGAGCTTCTGGAAATCATGGATATCCATAACTGTCGAAGAGTACCAACAGCTGATAACATAGAGCTACTATTTGAGGAGCTTGCCCACCAAAAGCTCATTCAGGAACCTGCCTTTGTTATTGAGCAGTGGAACACTGTCCTTTCCCCGCTGAGGTCAGAGATGGAAAGTATTACAGCTGCATATGAAAATCTCCAGCCAACATTAAGAAAGGTTATACATTCAATTGTATATCCTGCAGTCATGAATGcactgcagaaaaacatcagcagatATTTAAGTTCTTATCTCAGAGAATCAGACTCACAACACCTGTCACTTTTTCTGCGGTTCTGCACAGGATCTgatttgtttcttcaaaaaacTCAGTGTTAG